The Sulfurimonas hydrogeniphila genome includes a window with the following:
- the dnaN gene encoding DNA polymerase III subunit beta, producing MKITISKSILENILIHAAPFLEKKDTSQITSHVYMNVSGSKLTLKATDYEIGFLVSTDNLKIENEGSITANGKKFLDIVRILKDDDINLEVKNDTLLISQGHSNFKLPTFSYNEFPEFPSYEGKPRISIESHTLIESLKKITPAIDTNNPKFELNGALIDIKKDSINFAATDTRRLAVVTLNNQSENELSIIIPKKAIVEIQKLFFDNIELYYDETNLIIHSEQYTFFTKLINGKFPEYSRIIPKETNYNLVLPKAIMINSIKQITTISTDVKLTFFNDTISFESLSEDNIEAKTEISYNTGFDEPFSIAINSKYLLDFLNSINSSEFTIGLNEGNLPFILKDENFITVVMPIVI from the coding sequence AAAATCTATATTGGAAAATATACTCATTCATGCTGCACCTTTTTTGGAAAAAAAAGATACATCACAGATAACTTCACATGTCTATATGAATGTTTCCGGCTCAAAACTAACACTAAAGGCAACTGATTATGAAATAGGTTTTTTAGTATCAACTGATAATCTAAAAATTGAAAACGAAGGCAGTATTACCGCTAACGGTAAAAAATTTCTCGATATTGTCAGAATATTAAAAGATGATGATATTAATTTGGAAGTAAAAAATGACACTCTTCTTATATCACAGGGACACTCTAATTTCAAACTGCCTACTTTTTCATATAATGAGTTTCCGGAATTTCCTTCTTATGAAGGAAAACCAAGAATTTCCATCGAATCACACACTCTCATCGAATCTTTAAAAAAAATAACACCTGCCATAGATACCAACAATCCCAAATTTGAACTTAACGGTGCTCTCATAGATATAAAAAAAGATTCTATTAACTTTGCAGCCACAGATACACGAAGATTGGCAGTTGTTACTCTTAACAACCAAAGTGAAAACGAATTATCTATAATAATTCCAAAAAAAGCAATTGTTGAAATCCAAAAACTCTTTTTTGATAATATCGAGCTCTATTACGACGAAACAAATCTTATTATCCATTCAGAACAATATACTTTTTTTACAAAACTCATTAACGGAAAATTCCCTGAATATTCAAGAATCATTCCTAAAGAAACAAACTATAATCTGGTTTTGCCTAAAGCCATTATGATTAATTCTATCAAACAAATTACAACTATATCTACAGATGTAAAACTCACTTTTTTCAATGATACCATCAGTTTTGAAAGTTTAAGTGAAGACAACATTGAAGCAAAAACAGAAATTAGTTACAACACAGGTTTTGATGAACCTTTTTCAATAGCAATCAATTCAAAATATTTACTTGATTTTTTAAATTCTATAAACTCTTCAGAATTTACAATCGGACTCAATGAAGGAAACCTTCCTTTTATTTTAAAAGATGAAAATTTTATTACAGTTGTTATGCCTATAGTTATTTAA